From the Salmo trutta chromosome 2, fSalTru1.1, whole genome shotgun sequence genome, one window contains:
- the nt5m gene encoding 5'(3')-deoxyribonucleotidase, mitochondrial → MSLLPKIVTLRDRGRILLHDQFKCISAKMSSSSGKRLRVLVDMDGVIADFEGGFLKKYRARYPNEPYITLEDRRGFWVSSQYGNLRSDLCEKAISIWESKDFFIELEPLPGGVQAVKEMAKMENTDVFICTSPIKHYIHCPYEKYAWIEKHLGYDFLDQIILTRDKTVVTGDVLIDDKPDILGVEPNPSWEHILFTACHNKHILPSSSHRRLLSWADDWRGILEGKRL, encoded by the exons ATGTCATTACTGCCTAAGATAGTAACGTTACGCGACAGAGGGAGGATCTTACTCCATGACCAGTTCAAGTGTATTTCCGCGAAGATGTCTTCATCCTCTGGTAAGAGACTTCGGGTCCTGGTGGACATGGATGGCGTCATTGCAGACTTCGAAGGGGGATTCCTGAAGAAATACCGGGCCAGGTACCCCAATGAACCGTAcatcaccctggaggacagaCGAGGATTCTGGGTGTCGTCTCAGTATGGGAACTTGAGGAGTGACCTGTGT GAGAAGGCCATCAGCATTTGGGAGTCAAAGGACTTCTTTATAGAGCTGGAGCCCCTTCCTGGAGGAGTGCAGGCCGTCAAGGAGATGGCTAAGATGGAGAA CACAGATGTCTTTATTTGCACCAGCCCTATAAAACATTATATACACTGCCCATATGAGAAG TATGCCTGGATAGAGAAGCACCTGGGCTATGATTTCTTGGACCAGATCATCCTAACCAGAGACAAGACTGTGGTGACTGGGGACGTCCTCATAGATGACAAGCCAGACATCCTCG GTGTAGAGCCTAACCCAAGCTGGGAGCACATCCTATTTACTGCCTGCCACAACAAGCACATACTTCCCAGCTCCAGCCACCGGCGCCTGCTCTCCTGGGCAGATGACTGGAGGGGCATCCTGGAGGGCAAGAGGCTCTGA